One genomic segment of Paraburkholderia hospita includes these proteins:
- a CDS encoding branched-chain amino acid ABC transporter substrate-binding protein has product MKKLHAGAWLTAVALSMVSAHAATEEQVVKIGLTGPLTGPQAAIGKDDENGVRMAIERLNAQGLVIGGRKTRFELVSQDDAADPRIGMTVAQRLVDDNVKVIFGPFNSGVAIPISNLVNVAGIVMATVASNPSITQHGYPFVFRISASDTQLGSRMGEFAAKKLKIKRIAVIDDRTAYGQGLADEFIDAAKANGIEIVDREYTTDKATDFVSILTHIKGAHAEGIFYGGYYAQAGALRKQMKRLAMNGYLLGGDAMCNAELAKVGGDTVDAGVYCPQGGPVLDQTQEGRQFKADYKQRFHTDPLTYSAALYDGMNIVARAMQKANAIEPAQYRAALAGIDFQGVSGHYRFDQNRDLKDSPITIYTYRNGEPTPLAPSQP; this is encoded by the coding sequence ATGAAAAAATTGCACGCAGGTGCATGGTTGACGGCAGTCGCTTTGAGCATGGTGTCGGCGCACGCGGCGACGGAGGAGCAGGTGGTGAAAATTGGCTTGACCGGACCCTTGACCGGCCCGCAGGCCGCCATTGGCAAGGACGATGAAAACGGCGTCAGGATGGCGATCGAGCGTCTGAATGCCCAAGGGCTAGTGATCGGCGGTCGGAAGACCCGTTTCGAACTGGTCTCGCAAGACGATGCCGCCGATCCGCGTATCGGTATGACGGTTGCGCAGCGCCTCGTCGACGACAATGTGAAGGTCATCTTTGGGCCTTTCAATTCGGGCGTCGCGATTCCGATTTCAAACCTGGTGAATGTCGCGGGAATCGTGATGGCGACCGTCGCATCGAACCCGTCGATCACGCAACACGGCTATCCGTTCGTGTTTCGCATCTCAGCCAGCGACACGCAGCTCGGCAGCCGCATGGGCGAATTCGCGGCCAAAAAGTTGAAGATCAAGCGGATTGCTGTGATCGACGACCGGACAGCATACGGCCAGGGTCTCGCCGACGAATTTATCGACGCAGCCAAAGCCAACGGCATCGAGATTGTGGATCGGGAATATACGACGGACAAAGCGACCGATTTCGTCTCGATCCTCACACACATCAAGGGCGCTCACGCGGAAGGGATTTTCTACGGCGGCTACTACGCGCAAGCCGGCGCGCTGCGCAAACAGATGAAACGCCTCGCGATGAACGGTTACCTGCTTGGCGGCGATGCCATGTGCAATGCCGAACTGGCGAAAGTCGGCGGGGACACGGTCGATGCCGGCGTGTATTGTCCGCAAGGTGGTCCCGTTCTCGACCAGACACAGGAAGGGCGGCAGTTCAAGGCGGATTACAAGCAGCGCTTCCATACGGACCCATTGACCTACAGCGCTGCGTTATACGATGGCATGAACATCGTCGCGCGGGCCATGCAGAAGGCCAATGCCATCGAGCCGGCGCAGTATCGTGCTGCACTCGCCGGCATCGATTTTCAAGGGGTTTCAGGGCACTATCGATTTGACCAGAACCGCGATCTGAAGGACTCGCCAATCACCATTTATACCTATCGAAACGGTGAGCCAACGCCGCTGGCACCTTCCCAGCCATAG
- a CDS encoding LysR family transcriptional regulator, protein MIQLQDVDLKLLRVFMTVVRCGGFSAAQATLNVSQSTISEQMTTLETRLGLKLCERGRSGFRLTEHGLATYEAAQRLQLAVENFCVDTDALKKNVSGRLYLGIIDNTVTDSASPLPQALQAFVSRGHDVHLDVYVGMPAELEERVLDGRLHIAVGHFPLHVPGLTYTDLYGEPDGLYCGKHHVLAGLRPDDASLKQAIASSRVVARGYLQQHDLRMLSASKAAATVDNIEAQAILILSGAYIGFLPIHYAARWVARDEMHHICPDQFGSRWPFCAITKRAAVPPTILQVFMMDLMESYRLAQQAADAT, encoded by the coding sequence GTGATCCAGTTGCAGGACGTGGACCTCAAGCTTTTAAGGGTCTTTATGACAGTCGTGCGATGCGGCGGCTTTTCTGCCGCCCAGGCAACCCTGAACGTCAGCCAGTCGACCATCAGCGAACAGATGACGACGCTCGAAACGCGCCTGGGGCTCAAGCTTTGTGAGAGGGGGCGCAGCGGCTTTCGTCTAACCGAACATGGCCTGGCGACTTACGAGGCCGCGCAGCGGCTGCAACTGGCGGTCGAAAATTTCTGTGTGGATACGGATGCACTGAAGAAGAACGTCTCAGGCAGGCTGTACCTCGGCATCATCGACAACACGGTGACCGACTCGGCTTCACCGCTGCCGCAGGCACTGCAGGCGTTCGTATCGAGGGGGCACGACGTGCATCTGGATGTCTACGTCGGTATGCCTGCAGAACTGGAGGAGCGCGTACTCGATGGCCGGCTGCACATCGCAGTCGGGCATTTTCCGCTGCACGTGCCAGGCCTCACCTACACCGACCTCTATGGCGAACCAGACGGTCTGTATTGCGGGAAGCATCATGTGCTCGCTGGCCTCCGGCCCGACGATGCCTCACTCAAACAGGCCATCGCGTCCAGCCGCGTGGTCGCGCGCGGCTATCTGCAGCAGCACGACCTGCGAATGCTCAGCGCCAGTAAAGCCGCAGCGACCGTGGACAACATCGAGGCGCAGGCCATCCTGATTCTATCGGGCGCGTACATCGGATTTCTGCCGATCCATTACGCTGCCCGATGGGTCGCGCGCGACGAGATGCATCATATATGCCCCGACCAGTTCGGCAGCCGATGGCCATTCTGCGCAATCACGAAGCGGGCTGCCGTGCCCCCTACCATCCTGCAGGTATTCATGATGGACCTGATGGAAAGCTACCGTCTGGCCCAGCAGGCAGCGGACGCGACGTAG
- a CDS encoding aldehyde dehydrogenase family protein, with the protein MDKVVQNYLETFGICEATQRFLTRPQKMFIGGAWVSQGDRESCAVLDPSTGGVITQIPLATTADLDRAIEAARKQFDGGPWRKLKPLERERLLHRLADLIEANATELAEIESIDVGKSVANARDVDVQATIDTFRYFAGWASKLHGRTVEPSLPGNYVAYTRKEPIGVIGVIVPWNFPLQTMAWKVAAALAAGCTTVIKPAELTSLSTLRFAELVQEAGIPDGVVNVITGRGRDIGAAMAAHPGIDKITFTGSTEVGRTVGHAAVGGIKRITLELGGKSPVLVLEDADIEAAAQAVANGIFFNSGQVCDAGARVYIQRGIHDKFVDALIEHTRQMKIAPGLDRDCFISPLVSALQKDRVESYIEAGRREGAEVAYGGHLLDRPGYFVQPTIFAHCSNDMKIVREEIFGPVLVTAPFDDVSDALSLANDSPYGLAAAIYSNDLNHVHRLIPELRAGTVYVNAHSTIDPSMPFGGFKESGFGKDLGPEQLDHLMESKAVWITLH; encoded by the coding sequence ATGGATAAAGTCGTACAAAATTATCTGGAGACGTTTGGGATCTGCGAAGCGACGCAACGGTTTCTCACCAGGCCGCAGAAGATGTTTATTGGCGGTGCCTGGGTTTCACAAGGCGACCGGGAGTCGTGCGCGGTGCTCGATCCGTCCACGGGGGGCGTGATCACGCAGATTCCCCTGGCGACGACCGCCGATCTGGATCGCGCGATCGAAGCTGCCCGCAAACAATTCGACGGGGGACCGTGGCGAAAGCTCAAGCCCCTTGAGCGTGAACGATTGCTCCATCGCCTCGCCGATCTGATCGAAGCGAATGCAACCGAGTTGGCCGAGATCGAATCGATCGATGTAGGCAAGTCAGTCGCCAATGCGCGTGACGTCGACGTGCAGGCCACGATCGACACCTTCCGTTATTTTGCAGGCTGGGCATCAAAGCTCCATGGCCGCACGGTAGAACCCTCCCTGCCTGGCAATTATGTTGCCTACACGCGCAAGGAACCGATTGGTGTCATCGGCGTCATCGTCCCCTGGAACTTCCCTCTGCAAACGATGGCGTGGAAGGTGGCGGCCGCGCTCGCCGCGGGTTGCACAACCGTCATCAAGCCGGCCGAGTTGACGTCTCTGTCGACGCTTCGCTTCGCGGAGTTAGTGCAAGAGGCCGGGATTCCAGACGGTGTCGTCAACGTCATCACGGGGCGAGGACGCGATATTGGGGCGGCGATGGCTGCCCATCCGGGTATCGACAAGATCACGTTCACGGGTTCCACCGAAGTGGGCCGCACGGTCGGGCACGCGGCCGTGGGTGGCATCAAACGCATCACGCTCGAACTGGGCGGCAAATCCCCGGTGCTGGTGCTGGAGGACGCTGACATCGAGGCGGCTGCCCAAGCCGTAGCGAACGGCATCTTCTTCAATTCCGGACAGGTGTGCGATGCGGGGGCACGGGTGTACATCCAGCGCGGCATTCACGACAAGTTTGTTGATGCGTTGATCGAACACACGCGTCAGATGAAGATCGCGCCCGGCCTCGATCGGGATTGCTTCATCAGCCCGCTTGTTTCCGCGCTCCAGAAGGATCGTGTCGAGTCGTATATTGAAGCTGGGCGACGCGAAGGCGCGGAAGTGGCGTATGGTGGCCATTTACTGGATCGGCCAGGCTATTTCGTTCAGCCGACGATCTTTGCGCATTGCAGCAATGACATGAAGATTGTCCGCGAGGAAATCTTCGGTCCCGTGCTGGTGACCGCACCCTTCGACGATGTCAGCGACGCGTTGTCGCTCGCGAATGACTCGCCATACGGTCTTGCCGCCGCAATATATTCCAACGACCTGAACCACGTACATAGACTGATTCCGGAGTTGCGCGCCGGCACGGTCTATGTCAACGCGCACAGCACCATCGACCCGTCGATGCCATTCGGTGGATTCAAGGAATCCGGATTTGGCAAAGACCTCGGCCCCGAACAACTCGATCATCTGATGGAGAGCAAGGCGGTCTGGATCACGTTGCACTGA
- a CDS encoding purine-cytosine permease family protein — protein MMQAADDTVKGTVAGVEHGAIEGHSIDFIPDNERTDRLSRQGPFWFLGNFTFFTMTIGFVGPSIGLSALWTTIAGTLGIMFGTLFMAFHGSQGPHLGLPQMIQSRAQFGYRGVIVVLLATLFVFAGFNIVNLVLMMQGLKALFNWDPVKVALAVTLPASILAILGHDWMHRSFKWALYLSLPLYGLVTVAVLMHWVHDVPLPAVAPGAAPPPPLGFGWIAFIAQFAAAASYNIAYAPYVSDYSRYLPKNTPSGKLIAAVFLGASLSGAWMIAIGGWLADHLQATDVLVALNQVGNDLAPGMGSVVVGVTILAFLPVIAMNIYSAKLTAITAVDSFRKLQPTPKTRILAIIFVVILQLGVALSIYTSGKGLSVLNIYLVVMLYFLVPWTAVNLTDYFFVRKGRYAIPHFFLPHNNLYGTWGSRGLTAYAIGFVSMIPFFCVLDGANEVYVGPLARAMGSVDLAWLVGLLVSGLAYYALSRSLDLKHEESVIASIEKTSPQYTTGDKGRY, from the coding sequence ATGATGCAAGCAGCAGACGATACAGTGAAAGGCACCGTAGCGGGAGTTGAGCACGGCGCCATCGAAGGACATTCGATAGATTTTATTCCGGATAACGAACGAACGGACAGGCTATCCAGACAGGGACCGTTCTGGTTTCTGGGTAATTTCACTTTCTTTACCATGACCATCGGCTTTGTGGGTCCCAGCATTGGACTGAGCGCGCTGTGGACCACCATAGCCGGCACGCTGGGCATCATGTTCGGCACCTTGTTCATGGCTTTTCACGGATCACAAGGTCCTCACCTTGGCCTGCCGCAGATGATCCAGTCTAGAGCGCAGTTCGGCTATCGCGGGGTCATCGTCGTGCTGTTGGCTACGCTATTTGTGTTTGCCGGATTCAACATCGTCAACCTCGTGCTGATGATGCAAGGCCTCAAAGCACTGTTCAACTGGGACCCCGTCAAGGTGGCGCTGGCTGTGACCCTGCCGGCTTCGATTCTGGCGATTCTCGGTCACGACTGGATGCACCGGAGTTTCAAATGGGCGTTGTATCTGTCGCTGCCCCTTTATGGACTCGTCACGGTGGCCGTGCTGATGCATTGGGTGCATGACGTGCCGCTCCCCGCTGTCGCGCCGGGGGCCGCGCCACCGCCCCCGCTGGGCTTCGGCTGGATCGCTTTCATCGCACAGTTCGCAGCGGCCGCCAGCTACAACATCGCCTACGCACCGTATGTATCCGACTATTCGCGCTACCTGCCGAAGAACACGCCGAGCGGCAAACTGATTGCTGCCGTGTTCCTTGGCGCATCGCTGTCGGGGGCGTGGATGATCGCGATTGGCGGCTGGCTGGCGGACCATCTGCAGGCGACCGACGTGCTAGTCGCGTTGAATCAGGTGGGTAACGATCTCGCACCGGGGATGGGCAGCGTTGTGGTTGGCGTCACGATCCTGGCATTTCTACCCGTCATTGCGATGAACATATATAGCGCAAAACTGACCGCGATCACCGCAGTCGATTCATTCCGGAAACTCCAGCCTACCCCCAAGACTCGCATTCTCGCGATTATCTTCGTGGTGATCCTTCAGCTCGGTGTGGCGCTCAGCATCTATACGTCGGGGAAAGGTCTTTCCGTCCTGAATATCTACCTGGTAGTCATGCTGTATTTTCTGGTGCCCTGGACCGCTGTCAACCTGACGGACTACTTTTTCGTCCGCAAGGGGCGCTACGCCATTCCACACTTCTTCCTGCCTCATAACAACCTGTACGGGACATGGGGCTCGCGCGGTCTGACTGCTTACGCGATCGGATTCGTTTCGATGATTCCGTTCTTCTGCGTGCTCGACGGCGCTAACGAGGTGTATGTCGGGCCGCTTGCCCGCGCGATGGGCAGCGTCGATCTGGCCTGGCTGGTCGGTCTGTTGGTATCCGGCCTCGCGTACTACGCATTGTCGCGCTCACTCGATCTGAAGCACGAAGAGTCTGTTATCGCCTCCATCGAGAAGACATCACCGCAGTACACCACCGGCGACAAAGGTCGCTACTGA
- the betA gene encoding choline dehydrogenase — MATEQFDYIIVGAGSAGCVLANRLTEDPAVRVLVLEYGGSDRSVIIQMPSAFSMPMNTSKYNWRYQTAPEAHLNGRQLHCPRGKVLGGSSSINGLVYIRGHAYDFDEWEELGARGWGYRNCLPYFRRAESYKFGGDDYRGAAGPLSTNNGNNMANPLYGAWIEAGAEAGYIKTEDCNGHMQEGFGAMHMTVKDGVRWSTANAYLRPAMKRPNLSVVTNAMTRRVILEGKRAVGVEYDQGGRTHVARCRAEVLIASGPIGSPHLLQRSGIGPTEVLRKAGIQVKHHLPGVGENLQDHAEIYIQYACKEPVTLNAKMDPFSKFMIGLRWLLFKDGLGASNHFEAGGFIRSKAGLRWPDIQFHFLPAAMRYDGDKPFKGHGFMILTGPNKPKSRGYVRAMSADPYTHPQLRFNYLDHEEDREGFRRCVRLTREIIGQPAMDRFRDAELAPGPHVQTDEQIDAFVRANLESTMHPCGSCRMGEDDMAVVDSELRVRGMEGLRVIDSSVFPTEPNGNLNAPTIMLAERASDLLRGIPMLPASDADVGLAEGWEARQRTHAPARNLFVE, encoded by the coding sequence ATGGCTACCGAGCAATTCGATTACATCATTGTTGGCGCTGGATCGGCCGGGTGTGTATTGGCCAACCGGCTCACCGAGGACCCGGCGGTCCGCGTTCTGGTGCTGGAATACGGCGGAAGCGATCGCAGTGTCATCATTCAGATGCCGAGCGCATTTTCCATGCCGATGAACACTTCGAAGTACAACTGGCGCTATCAGACCGCCCCCGAAGCTCATCTGAATGGCCGTCAATTGCATTGCCCGCGCGGCAAGGTGCTGGGCGGATCGTCGTCGATCAACGGCCTCGTTTATATTCGCGGCCACGCTTACGACTTCGACGAATGGGAGGAATTGGGTGCGCGAGGCTGGGGCTATCGCAACTGTTTGCCGTATTTCAGGCGCGCTGAGAGCTACAAGTTCGGTGGCGACGATTACCGGGGCGCAGCCGGACCACTGTCCACGAACAATGGCAACAACATGGCGAATCCGCTGTACGGCGCGTGGATCGAGGCAGGCGCAGAGGCCGGATACATCAAGACAGAAGACTGCAACGGTCATATGCAGGAAGGCTTCGGCGCAATGCATATGACTGTCAAAGATGGTGTGCGCTGGTCTACTGCTAATGCATACTTGCGCCCGGCAATGAAGCGGCCCAATCTGTCCGTGGTGACGAATGCGATGACCCGCCGCGTGATTCTCGAAGGCAAGCGCGCGGTTGGGGTCGAATACGATCAGGGCGGAAGGACGCACGTTGCGCGATGCCGTGCTGAAGTATTGATCGCCTCGGGTCCGATCGGTTCGCCTCACCTGCTGCAACGTTCCGGAATAGGGCCGACCGAGGTGCTGCGCAAGGCGGGGATCCAGGTAAAGCATCACTTGCCCGGCGTGGGCGAAAATCTGCAGGATCATGCGGAAATTTATATTCAGTATGCCTGCAAGGAGCCCGTCACCCTCAACGCGAAAATGGATCCGTTCAGCAAATTCATGATCGGGCTGCGGTGGCTCTTGTTCAAGGATGGACTTGGGGCAAGCAACCATTTCGAGGCCGGTGGATTCATCCGTTCGAAAGCGGGATTGCGCTGGCCTGACATTCAGTTCCATTTCCTGCCCGCCGCCATGCGCTACGACGGCGACAAGCCGTTCAAGGGACACGGGTTCATGATATTGACCGGACCGAACAAGCCGAAGAGCCGGGGCTACGTCAGGGCGATGTCGGCCGATCCCTATACGCATCCGCAACTCCGCTTCAACTATCTGGATCACGAAGAGGATCGCGAAGGCTTTCGACGCTGCGTCCGGTTGACGAGAGAAATCATCGGGCAACCGGCGATGGACCGGTTTCGCGATGCCGAACTCGCTCCCGGCCCGCACGTGCAAACGGATGAGCAAATCGACGCCTTTGTCAGGGCGAACCTGGAAAGCACGATGCATCCGTGTGGTTCGTGCCGCATGGGGGAGGATGACATGGCTGTGGTCGATTCCGAGTTGAGGGTGCGTGGCATGGAGGGCTTACGAGTCATCGATTCATCCGTATTCCCGACCGAGCCCAATGGCAATCTGAACGCACCGACGATCATGCTCGCCGAGCGTGCGTCCGATCTGCTTCGCGGGATCCCTATGTTGCCCGCGTCCGACGCAGATGTGGGCCTGGCCGAGGGGTGGGAGGCACGGCAACGTACGCATGCGCCGGCACGAAATCTGTTTGTCGAGTAG
- a CDS encoding DUF3667 domain-containing protein, translating into MSATEPWICPTCAIRVTTPFCPMCGESPLRPPDLTLRGIGAKVLHAATSIDGRLLRTFWALLRHPGELTVAHLNGKRMPYVPPFQLFLIANAFFFAMQSLTDTQIFGSTLVSHLYHQDWSPLARSLVAERVAKLRTDLPQYTSTFDRAAVINAKSLIILMVVPFTLVLWMTFLRARKPFVTFVYFSLHLYTFLLLLFSLALAVAAIEMRLGGLGLASPVVDNLLSIINLGLCGGYVFLALKPVFGSRGITRLVKAAAMALAAGLIVPGYRFAIFLITLYTA; encoded by the coding sequence ATGTCTGCGACCGAACCCTGGATATGTCCGACGTGTGCCATTCGCGTCACCACGCCTTTCTGCCCGATGTGCGGCGAGAGCCCACTTCGGCCGCCCGACCTTACGCTGCGCGGGATCGGAGCAAAGGTCCTGCACGCGGCGACGAGCATCGACGGGCGCCTGCTTCGCACGTTCTGGGCGTTGCTACGTCATCCAGGCGAGCTGACGGTCGCGCATCTGAATGGAAAGCGCATGCCTTATGTCCCGCCATTCCAACTGTTTCTCATCGCAAACGCGTTCTTCTTCGCGATGCAGTCGCTGACCGACACCCAGATCTTCGGCTCGACTCTGGTTTCCCACCTTTATCATCAGGATTGGAGTCCGCTCGCTCGGTCGCTGGTGGCCGAACGCGTCGCGAAGCTACGGACGGATCTGCCCCAGTACACGTCCACTTTCGACCGTGCGGCGGTGATCAATGCCAAGTCACTCATCATTCTCATGGTGGTTCCGTTCACTCTGGTGTTGTGGATGACCTTCCTCCGTGCGCGCAAGCCATTCGTTACCTTTGTCTATTTCTCACTGCATCTCTATACGTTCTTGCTGTTGCTGTTCTCGCTCGCGTTGGCCGTCGCAGCCATCGAGATGCGTCTAGGCGGCCTCGGCCTCGCTTCACCCGTCGTCGACAACCTTCTTTCGATCATCAATCTTGGCCTCTGTGGCGGCTATGTGTTTCTTGCTTTAAAACCCGTGTTCGGCTCTCGCGGCATCACGCGGCTCGTCAAGGCGGCAGCTATGGCGTTGGCGGCTGGCCTCATCGTTCCTGGCTATCGGTTCGCAATCTTTCTGATCACGCTATACACCGCGTAA
- a CDS encoding NUDIX domain-containing protein, whose product MPSLERVRPAMFIDFVWRMVLRLGYRFARVWWQLRRPRHEGALVAIYVGQALLLVKSSYRPEWNFPGGSLHPGETPDAAARREMEEEIGLSSYALRPAGSVCGNWEGRRDRVHFFELHLDRMPELRLDNREIVAAHLVSPEELHGIALTGAVVAYLGGNLGC is encoded by the coding sequence ATGCCGAGCCTTGAGCGAGTGCGACCGGCCATGTTTATCGACTTTGTCTGGCGCATGGTGCTTCGCCTCGGATATCGATTCGCTCGCGTCTGGTGGCAGCTTCGGCGGCCTCGTCATGAGGGCGCGCTAGTAGCCATCTACGTCGGGCAGGCACTGTTGCTTGTGAAGTCATCGTACCGTCCCGAGTGGAATTTCCCCGGCGGTAGTCTCCATCCCGGTGAGACGCCTGATGCGGCGGCGCGGCGCGAAATGGAGGAGGAGATTGGTCTGTCGTCGTACGCACTACGCCCCGCGGGCAGCGTCTGCGGCAATTGGGAGGGGCGAAGAGACCGGGTGCATTTCTTCGAACTGCACCTCGATCGCATGCCCGAACTGCGGCTCGATAATCGGGAGATTGTCGCGGCGCATCTGGTATCGCCGGAGGAATTGCACGGCATCGCGCTGACAGGGGCGGTCGTTGCGTATCTAGGTGGAAATCTCGGCTGTTAG
- a CDS encoding Gfo/Idh/MocA family protein has protein sequence MAKNEVVWGILGAAKINDKVVLPMHNAPKCRVKGIASRSPEKAREAATRYGLSVAYDSYEALLADPEIDAVYIPLPNHIHVEWTIKSVEAGKHVLCEKPIGLDAQQVEQLIAARDRSGRCIQEAFMVRTHPQWLKVRTLIDEGAIGELRAVTGGFTYNNTNPDNIRNQSGMGGGGLLDIGCYPITTSRFVTGSEPKRVVALIEQDPVFDVDRLGSVLMDFDGVQASFFYSTQTHPYQRMQFHGTKGRIEVEIPFNAPNDRPTRLLVSENTSAGVGTDRWLELPACDQYGVAAATFAEAILSGTPQAIPLEDARANMRVIDAVFRSARSGAWERIVEG, from the coding sequence ATGGCAAAGAATGAAGTTGTCTGGGGGATCCTGGGCGCCGCGAAGATCAACGACAAGGTTGTCCTGCCCATGCACAACGCGCCGAAGTGTCGGGTGAAGGGCATCGCGTCGCGATCTCCGGAGAAGGCTCGTGAAGCTGCAACCAGATATGGTTTGAGTGTCGCATACGACAGCTACGAGGCGCTCCTGGCGGACCCGGAAATCGACGCGGTATATATCCCGTTGCCCAATCACATCCACGTGGAATGGACGATCAAATCCGTCGAGGCGGGCAAGCACGTCCTGTGTGAGAAGCCGATCGGGCTGGACGCGCAACAGGTTGAACAACTCATCGCTGCGCGCGACAGGAGCGGTCGATGCATACAGGAAGCCTTCATGGTTCGCACGCATCCGCAATGGTTGAAGGTGCGGACCTTGATCGACGAAGGTGCGATTGGCGAATTGCGGGCGGTGACGGGCGGCTTCACCTATAACAACACGAACCCCGACAATATCCGCAATCAGAGCGGAATGGGCGGCGGCGGTCTGCTCGATATCGGTTGCTACCCCATCACAACGTCACGCTTCGTTACCGGGTCTGAGCCAAAGCGCGTGGTTGCACTGATAGAGCAGGATCCAGTATTCGACGTAGACCGGCTTGGCTCTGTGCTGATGGACTTCGACGGTGTGCAGGCGAGTTTCTTTTACTCGACTCAGACCCACCCGTATCAGCGGATGCAATTTCACGGGACCAAGGGGCGGATCGAGGTCGAGATTCCATTCAATGCACCAAACGATCGACCGACGCGTCTGTTAGTGAGTGAAAACACAAGCGCCGGTGTCGGGACTGATCGCTGGCTGGAACTTCCGGCGTGCGATCAATATGGCGTCGCAGCCGCCACGTTCGCGGAGGCGATATTGAGTGGAACCCCGCAGGCTATTCCGCTAGAAGATGCGCGCGCAAATATGCGAGTGATCGATGCCGTGTTTCGCTCGGCGCGATCGGGTGCGTGGGAGAGAATTGTGGAGGGTTGA